A genome region from Sphingomonas sp. BGYR3 includes the following:
- the metK gene encoding methionine adenosyltransferase, which produces MRSSYLFTSESVSEGHPDKVSDQISDAIVDLFLSKDPEARIACETLTTTQLVVLAGEIRCKGVYENGEWAPGAQEEIEATVRNTVRQIGYEQDGFHWQTLRFENNLHGQSAHIAQGVDASGNKDEGAGDQGIMFGYAADDTPDLMPATLYYSHKILEQMAADRHSKKAPFLEPDAKSQVTLRYEGSKPVACTAIVVSTQHAPGYDTGDKEAELHAYVKSVVADVIPAELLSDQTVYHINPTGSFEIGGPDGDAGLTGRKIIVDTYGGASPHGGGAFSGKDPTKVDRSAAYITRYLAKNVVAAGLAQRCTIQIAYAIGVSKPLSLYVDTHGTGTVGDDAIEAAIQSIEKLGGLTPRGIRTHLGLNKPIYKKTAAYGHFGRTPEGDFFPWERLDLVDDLKAALA; this is translated from the coding sequence ATGCGTTCCAGCTATCTTTTCACGTCCGAATCGGTGTCCGAAGGCCATCCCGACAAGGTGTCCGACCAGATTTCCGACGCCATTGTCGACCTGTTCCTGTCCAAGGATCCCGAAGCGCGCATCGCCTGCGAAACGCTGACCACGACCCAGCTGGTCGTGCTGGCGGGCGAAATCCGCTGCAAGGGCGTCTATGAAAACGGCGAATGGGCGCCGGGCGCACAGGAAGAGATCGAGGCGACCGTCCGCAACACCGTCCGCCAGATCGGGTATGAGCAGGACGGCTTTCACTGGCAGACGCTCCGGTTCGAAAACAACCTGCACGGCCAGTCGGCACACATCGCACAGGGCGTCGATGCCAGCGGCAACAAGGACGAGGGCGCGGGCGATCAGGGGATCATGTTCGGCTATGCCGCCGACGATACGCCCGACCTGATGCCGGCCACGCTATATTACAGCCACAAGATCCTGGAGCAGATGGCGGCCGACCGTCATTCGAAAAAGGCCCCGTTCCTGGAACCGGACGCCAAGAGCCAGGTGACGCTGCGGTACGAGGGCAGCAAGCCCGTCGCCTGCACCGCGATCGTCGTGTCCACCCAGCACGCGCCGGGTTACGATACGGGCGACAAGGAAGCCGAACTGCACGCCTATGTGAAATCGGTGGTCGCGGACGTGATCCCCGCCGAACTGCTGAGCGACCAGACCGTCTATCACATCAACCCGACCGGCAGCTTCGAAATCGGCGGCCCGGACGGTGACGCCGGCCTGACCGGGCGCAAGATCATCGTCGACACCTATGGCGGCGCTTCGCCCCATGGCGGCGGCGCGTTCAGCGGCAAGGATCCGACCAAGGTCGACCGGTCGGCGGCGTACATCACCCGCTATCTGGCGAAGAATGTCGTCGCCGCGGGCCTTGCCCAGCGGTGCACGATCCAGATCGCCTATGCCATCGGCGTGTCCAAGCCGCTGTCGCTCTATGTCGACACGCATGGCACCGGCACGGTCGGCGACGATGCGATCGAAGCGGCGATTCAGTCGATCGAGAAGCTGGGCGGCCTGACCCCGCGCGGCATCCGCACGCATCTTGGCCTCAACAAGCCGATCTACAAGAAGACCGCGGCCTATGGCCATTTCGGCCGCACGCCGGAAGGCGACTTCTTCCCGTGGGAGCGGCTGGACCTGGTCGATGATCTGAAGGCCGCACTGGCCTGA
- a CDS encoding VOC family protein — protein sequence MTGLRPFHLAIPVHDLAAARSFYRDLLGCPEGRSDAHWIDFDLFGHQLVVHVSETARPAEASNPVDGHDVPVPHFGVVLTMPQWEGLADRVRAAGVPFGIEPHVRFRGQPGEQATMFFRDPSGNALEFKAFADDSMLFAR from the coding sequence ATGACCGGCCTTCGCCCCTTTCATCTCGCCATTCCCGTCCATGATCTGGCCGCCGCACGCAGCTTTTACCGCGACCTGCTCGGCTGTCCGGAGGGGCGGTCCGATGCGCACTGGATCGATTTCGACCTGTTCGGCCATCAGCTGGTCGTCCATGTCAGTGAAACGGCCCGCCCGGCAGAGGCGAGCAATCCGGTGGACGGCCATGACGTCCCGGTGCCGCATTTCGGCGTGGTCCTTACCATGCCGCAATGGGAGGGGCTGGCGGATCGGGTGCGCGCGGCTGGCGTCCCCTTCGGTATCGAACCCCATGTCCGGTTCCGCGGCCAGCCGGGAGAGCAGGCGACGATGTTTTTCCGCGACCCCAGCGGCAATGCGCTTGAGTTCAAGGCATTTGCCGACGATTCGATGTTGTTCGCCCGATGA
- the cobT gene encoding cobaltochelatase subunit CobT codes for MASDSPLDRFKHVLGGACRALSDDADVELAFTPDAPAQSGRTLRVPMPSRTLPADQVAEARGFADSFSLRLKLHDTGLHRRGAPADPVARAVFDAAETARIEALGARGYAGIADNLDHALMMRLRSDPIARARNRDEVPLSTAVQLMIRERLTGKAPPASLSVQMALVSDWIEDRAGADLDALALALDNQQAFQTLTTRLLEDLDLIEGEITPDDEEAGGSDDEGTQDGEDDTDDAEQDSESGADGQGEFEARGEQAQDDSQDGETQQQEQDGLDDMDGEPGDEGQDGILPVRPNRPLADLPPQFEYKAFSTAHDEVVTAAELCDEEELTRLRAYLDQQLAHLQGAVTKLANRLQRRLMAQQARSWDFDQEEGLLDAARLARVIVNPMQSLSYKVERDTDFKDTVVTLLIDNSGSMRGRPISIAAISADILARTLERVGVKVEILGFTTRAWKGGQSREAWLAAGRPPQPGRLNDLRHIVYKQADEPWRRAKKSLGLMMREGLLKENIDGEALLWAHGRLIARAEDRKILMVISDGAPVDDSTLSVNSGSYLDRHLRQVIGWIEGRSPVELVAIGIGHDVTRWYARAVTIMDADQLAGTMVEQLASLFDSE; via the coding sequence ATGGCCAGTGACTCACCCCTCGACCGGTTCAAGCACGTTTTGGGCGGTGCCTGCCGCGCATTGTCCGACGATGCGGACGTCGAACTGGCCTTTACCCCAGACGCGCCGGCCCAGTCCGGGCGGACGCTGCGCGTGCCCATGCCCTCGCGCACCCTGCCTGCGGATCAGGTGGCCGAGGCGCGCGGCTTTGCCGACAGTTTTTCGCTGCGGCTGAAACTGCACGACACCGGCCTGCACCGGCGCGGCGCGCCCGCCGATCCCGTCGCCCGCGCCGTGTTCGACGCCGCCGAAACCGCCCGGATCGAGGCGCTGGGCGCGCGGGGCTATGCGGGCATTGCCGACAATCTGGATCACGCGCTGATGATGCGGCTGCGCTCCGATCCGATCGCACGCGCGCGCAACCGGGACGAGGTGCCGCTGTCCACCGCCGTCCAGCTGATGATCCGCGAACGCCTGACCGGAAAGGCGCCGCCGGCCAGCCTGTCGGTGCAGATGGCGCTTGTGTCCGACTGGATCGAGGATCGCGCCGGGGCCGATCTGGACGCACTCGCCCTTGCGCTCGACAATCAGCAGGCATTCCAGACGCTGACCACCCGGCTGCTTGAGGATCTCGACCTGATCGAGGGTGAGATCACGCCGGATGACGAGGAAGCCGGCGGGTCCGATGATGAAGGGACGCAGGACGGCGAGGACGATACCGACGACGCCGAACAGGACAGCGAAAGCGGCGCCGACGGCCAGGGCGAGTTCGAGGCGCGCGGCGAACAGGCTCAGGACGACAGCCAGGACGGCGAGACCCAGCAGCAGGAGCAGGACGGGCTCGACGACATGGACGGCGAGCCGGGGGATGAGGGGCAGGACGGCATCCTGCCCGTGCGCCCCAACCGCCCGCTGGCCGACCTGCCCCCGCAATTCGAGTACAAGGCGTTTTCGACCGCGCATGACGAGGTCGTGACCGCGGCCGAACTGTGCGACGAGGAAGAGCTGACCCGGCTGCGCGCCTATCTGGATCAGCAACTGGCGCATCTGCAGGGCGCAGTGACCAAATTGGCCAACCGGTTGCAACGCCGCCTGATGGCGCAACAGGCGCGCAGCTGGGATTTCGATCAGGAGGAAGGGCTGCTCGACGCCGCGCGCCTTGCCCGCGTGATCGTCAATCCGATGCAGTCGCTCAGTTACAAGGTGGAACGGGACACCGATTTCAAGGATACGGTGGTCACCCTGCTGATCGACAATTCGGGGTCGATGCGCGGCCGCCCGATCAGCATTGCCGCGATCAGCGCGGACATCCTGGCCCGCACGCTGGAACGCGTCGGGGTAAAGGTCGAAATCCTGGGCTTCACCACGCGCGCGTGGAAGGGCGGACAAAGCCGTGAGGCATGGCTGGCCGCCGGTCGCCCGCCCCAGCCGGGTCGCCTGAACGATCTGCGCCACATCGTCTACAAACAGGCGGACGAGCCGTGGCGCCGGGCCAAGAAATCGCTCGGCCTGATGATGCGCGAAGGGCTGCTCAAGGAAAATATCGATGGCGAGGCGCTGCTCTGGGCGCATGGCCGGCTGATCGCGCGGGCCGAGGATCGCAAGATCCTGATGGTCATCTCCGATGGCGCGCCCGTCGATGATTCCACCCTGTCGGTGAACAGCGGCTCCTATCTCGACCGGCATCTGCGACAGGTGATCGGGTGGATCGAGGGGCGCTCGCCGGTGGAGCTGGTCGCCATCGGCATCGGCCATGACGTGACCCGCTGGTATGCCCGCGCGGTGACGATCATGGATGCGGATCAGCTGGCGGGCACGATGGTGGAACAGCTGGCCAGCCTGTTCGACAGCGAATGA
- the lnt gene encoding apolipoprotein N-acyltransferase — protein MTLPPRLAPWIALAAGLASPVGFAPLDLWPVLLVALAVWLWTLHDATTLKAALWRSWLFGVGHFTIGNNWIQHAFDYQDKMPPVLGYFAVVALALYLAVYPMLAGGLAWRFGRTGDRPGAAFVLMTAAAWIVTEWLRASLFTGYSWNPLSVAWLPVGGVAQLAAWTGTYALSGLTMLVAGALLLLVQRRWRFALAVIGPVAAAALLLLPVELTRPVNATPPPRVRVLQPNIGQESVRDPGYEERIFRTLLDMTPAKHPEPTLVVWPEGSVEYYLEDDYPPGWYFDMPASVARRRIAARLRPQDRALVGGNALLFGDDPIIDAATNSVFLIRPDGQIGPRYDKAHLVPYGEYLPMRSILQPLGLSRLVMGDIDFRPGSGPANIPVPGFGLVGVQICYEIIFSGQTVDPRQRPRMIVNPSLDGWFGAWGPPQHLAQARLRAIEEGLPVLRSTPNGISAVIDAHGRLIGTVPHGQRGVIDVPLPDALPPTLFARLGNWLALVCTVLLAAAALAARRFAR, from the coding sequence ATGACGCTGCCCCCTCGCCTTGCGCCGTGGATCGCCCTTGCGGCGGGCCTTGCCTCTCCCGTCGGTTTCGCGCCGCTGGACCTTTGGCCGGTGCTGCTGGTCGCGCTGGCGGTGTGGCTGTGGACGCTGCACGATGCGACGACGCTGAAGGCCGCGCTGTGGCGGTCCTGGCTGTTCGGCGTCGGGCATTTCACTATCGGCAACAACTGGATTCAACACGCCTTCGATTATCAAGACAAGATGCCGCCGGTCCTCGGCTATTTCGCAGTCGTGGCGCTGGCGCTGTATCTGGCGGTCTATCCGATGCTGGCCGGGGGCCTTGCCTGGCGGTTCGGGCGGACGGGGGATCGGCCGGGCGCGGCGTTCGTGCTGATGACGGCGGCGGCGTGGATCGTCACCGAATGGCTGCGGGCCAGCCTGTTCACCGGCTATAGCTGGAACCCGCTATCGGTGGCGTGGCTGCCGGTGGGCGGCGTGGCACAGCTGGCGGCATGGACGGGCACCTATGCGCTGTCCGGGCTGACCATGCTGGTAGCGGGCGCGCTGCTGCTGCTCGTGCAGCGTCGATGGCGCTTTGCCCTTGCCGTGATCGGTCCCGTTGCCGCAGCCGCGCTGCTGCTGTTGCCGGTTGAGCTGACCCGGCCAGTGAACGCGACGCCGCCGCCCCGCGTCCGCGTGCTTCAGCCCAATATCGGCCAGGAATCGGTGCGCGATCCCGGCTATGAGGAGCGCATCTTCCGCACCCTGCTCGACATGACCCCGGCCAAGCATCCCGAACCGACGCTGGTGGTGTGGCCGGAAGGGTCGGTGGAATATTATCTGGAGGATGATTATCCGCCCGGCTGGTATTTCGACATGCCGGCCAGCGTCGCCCGCCGCCGGATCGCCGCCCGCCTTCGGCCACAGGACCGGGCGCTGGTCGGCGGCAACGCCCTGTTGTTCGGCGATGATCCGATCATCGATGCGGCAACTAATTCGGTGTTCCTGATCCGCCCCGATGGCCAGATCGGCCCGCGGTACGACAAGGCGCATCTGGTCCCCTATGGCGAATATCTGCCGATGCGCTCGATCCTGCAGCCGCTGGGCCTGTCGCGGCTGGTGATGGGCGACATCGATTTCCGCCCCGGATCCGGCCCGGCGAACATCCCCGTGCCCGGCTTTGGCCTGGTCGGCGTTCAGATCTGTTACGAGATCATCTTTTCGGGTCAGACCGTCGATCCGCGCCAGCGGCCGCGCATGATCGTCAATCCCTCGCTCGACGGCTGGTTCGGTGCATGGGGCCCACCCCAGCATCTGGCCCAGGCGCGACTGCGCGCGATCGAGGAAGGGTTGCCGGTGCTGCGGTCCACCCCCAACGGCATTTCGGCGGTGATAGACGCACACGGCCGCCTGATCGGCACGGTGCCGCACGGGCAACGGGGCGTGATCGACGTGCCCTTGCCCGATGCGCTGCCGCCGACCCTTTTTGCCCGGCTGGGCAACTGGCTGGCCCTAGTCTGCACGGTGCTTCTGGCAGCCGCCGCCCTTGCCGCGCGCCGCTTCGCTCGCTAG
- the trmB gene encoding tRNA (guanosine(46)-N7)-methyltransferase TrmB has product MNDPTTIRRLYGRRQGHKLRQGQSALVEELLPQVSVPDSGPVTAETLFGDDRPLEVEIGFGAGEHLAGQAAMRPDHGFIGCEPFLNGVVGALGHIRDGGLTNVRLHMGDALEVIERLPDASLTRVYLLHPDPWRKARHAKRRMVNHGPLDLIAAKLKPGAEFRLGTDDPTYCRWSMMVMNQRRDFEWLATSATDFLTRPDDWPETRYERKARRQGHEVWYFRYRRV; this is encoded by the coding sequence ATGAACGATCCGACGACCATCCGCCGCCTGTATGGCCGACGCCAGGGGCACAAGCTGCGTCAGGGCCAGTCCGCGCTGGTCGAGGAATTGCTGCCACAGGTCAGCGTACCCGACAGCGGGCCGGTGACGGCAGAAACGCTGTTCGGCGATGACCGCCCGCTGGAGGTGGAAATCGGGTTCGGCGCGGGCGAGCATCTGGCCGGACAGGCGGCGATGCGGCCCGACCATGGCTTTATCGGGTGCGAACCGTTCCTGAACGGTGTCGTCGGCGCGCTGGGCCATATCCGCGATGGCGGGCTGACCAATGTGCGGCTGCACATGGGCGATGCGCTGGAAGTGATCGAGCGGCTGCCCGATGCCAGCCTGACCCGCGTCTATCTGCTCCACCCCGATCCGTGGCGAAAGGCGCGCCATGCCAAACGGCGCATGGTCAATCACGGCCCGCTCGACCTGATCGCCGCCAAGCTGAAACCGGGCGCGGAATTCCGGCTGGGCACCGACGATCCCACCTATTGCCGCTGGTCGATGATGGTGATGAACCAACGCCGCGATTTCGAATGGCTGGCCACCAGCGCCACCGATTTCCTGACACGGCCCGATGACTGGCCCGAAACCCGCTATGAGCGAAAGGCCCGGCGGCAGGGGCACGAGGTCTGGTATTTCCGCTACCGGCGCGTCTGA
- a CDS encoding polyhydroxyalkanoic acid system family protein, protein MSAPIEVDLPHQLGRTGARERIGKGINKLAEWIPGGSIHDPQWDGDRLAFAVIALGQRVEAIVDVADDHVHLRLDLPPMLALAAGRIRDKLERDGPKLLT, encoded by the coding sequence ATGAGCGCGCCGATCGAGGTCGATCTGCCGCACCAGCTGGGCCGCACGGGTGCACGCGAGCGGATTGGCAAGGGGATCAACAAGCTGGCCGAATGGATCCCCGGCGGCAGCATCCACGATCCGCAATGGGATGGCGACCGGCTGGCCTTTGCCGTCATCGCACTGGGCCAGCGGGTCGAGGCGATTGTCGATGTTGCCGACGATCATGTCCATCTGAGGCTCGACCTGCCGCCGATGCTGGCGCTGGCGGCCGGCCGCATCCGCGACAAGCTGGAACGGGACGGCCCGAAACTGTTGACCTGA
- a CDS encoding FAD-dependent oxidoreductase, which produces MVLDRRSLIMGGGVAAIGLGTAPRAATAQGMTFAPTPPIVPVMARRDRMFRVTVCLRPFLATGPRIELERVGGKRVVHHYGHGGSGWSLSWGSAQIAVPLALAEGKRIAVIGAGCIGLTSAITAQRMGADVTIYTRDRFPDTRSSWATGAWTPSSRIAHVDAAGPDFAATWERMARASFAMHQSYLGMAGDPVEWTDRYLLSDTPAEPRAARLAALEAAHPGRAHFAELDPMVADMVPKSQPLDPAQHPFPTAYARRTSTMTYNVAAYCRQLEAEFLAAGGRFVHDTFASVRDLRRIAEPVVMNCTGYAAKALFGDERLVPVRGQIAWLLPQPGVTYGIYYRKLSVLARRDGIVVQPLGDDDYFGFGDDSEVPDMAAAYAGIDEAAALFAGKPAA; this is translated from the coding sequence ATGGTGCTCGACAGGCGCAGCCTGATCATGGGCGGCGGGGTTGCCGCCATCGGACTTGGCACGGCTCCGCGCGCCGCCACGGCGCAGGGCATGACCTTTGCCCCGACCCCGCCGATCGTCCCCGTCATGGCCCGGCGCGACCGGATGTTCCGCGTCACCGTGTGCCTGCGCCCCTTCCTGGCCACCGGGCCGCGCATCGAGCTGGAGCGGGTGGGCGGCAAGCGGGTCGTGCATCATTACGGCCATGGCGGCAGCGGCTGGTCGCTGTCCTGGGGATCGGCGCAGATCGCGGTCCCGCTGGCGCTGGCAGAGGGGAAACGCATCGCGGTGATCGGCGCGGGCTGTATCGGCCTGACCAGCGCGATCACGGCGCAGCGCATGGGCGCGGATGTGACAATCTATACCAGGGATCGCTTTCCCGACACGCGATCTTCCTGGGCGACGGGCGCATGGACGCCATCCTCGCGCATCGCCCATGTCGATGCCGCCGGCCCCGATTTCGCGGCGACATGGGAACGGATGGCGCGGGCCAGCTTTGCCATGCACCAAAGCTATCTGGGCATGGCGGGCGATCCGGTGGAATGGACCGACCGTTATCTGTTGTCGGATACGCCCGCCGAACCGCGGGCGGCGCGGCTGGCGGCGCTGGAGGCGGCACATCCGGGACGAGCGCATTTCGCGGAACTGGACCCGATGGTCGCCGACATGGTGCCCAAAAGCCAGCCGCTGGACCCGGCACAGCACCCCTTCCCCACCGCCTATGCCCGGCGGACATCGACGATGACCTATAATGTCGCGGCCTATTGCCGGCAGCTGGAGGCGGAGTTTCTGGCCGCCGGGGGGCGCTTTGTGCACGACACATTCGCCTCCGTCCGCGACCTTCGCCGGATTGCCGAACCGGTGGTGATGAACTGCACCGGCTATGCGGCAAAGGCGCTGTTCGGGGACGAGCGGCTGGTGCCGGTGCGCGGCCAGATCGCCTGGCTGCTGCCCCAGCCGGGCGTCACCTATGGCATTTACTACCGCAAGCTGTCGGTGCTGGCGCGGCGCGACGGCATCGTCGTGCAGCCGCTGGGCGATGATGATTATTTCGGGTTCGGCGACGACAGCGAGGTGCCGGACATGGCGGCCGCCTATGCCGGGATCGACGAGGCAGCGGCCTTGTTTGCGGGCAAGCCGGCGGCCTGA
- a CDS encoding ribbon-helix-helix domain-containing protein gives MSMAVAPPAGGFAGPVKRSVTIAGHETSISLEPVFWAALEAEATARALPLSALIAAIDAARIVADDPPNLASAIRSWLLVQAQGAGSVS, from the coding sequence ATGAGCATGGCCGTTGCGCCGCCAGCCGGGGGCTTTGCCGGGCCGGTAAAGCGCAGCGTCACCATTGCCGGGCATGAAACCTCGATCAGTCTGGAACCGGTATTCTGGGCCGCGCTGGAGGCAGAGGCGACCGCCCGTGCCCTGCCGCTGTCCGCGCTGATCGCGGCAATCGATGCGGCCCGGATCGTGGCGGACGATCCCCCCAATCTGGCCAGCGCCATCCGCAGCTGGCTGCTGGTTCAGGCTCAGGGGGCCGGTTCGGTTTCGTAA
- a CDS encoding SDR family oxidoreductase has translation MDVTSLFRLDGRVALVTGGSRGIGRMIAAGFVASGARVYVSSRKAEACEETAAELGPDCIALPGDVSTVEGCRTLAAMLAEREGALDILVNNAGAAWGEPFEQFPEKGWDKVMDLNVKSPFFLTQALHPLLKASGSAARPAKVINITSIDGIRLNPWETYSYQASKAALIQLTKRMAARLIRDGINVTSIAPGAFASDMNKAARDHGDAVARVIPAGRIGMAEDMAATAIYLAGRGGDYVVGETIAVDGGLVHASLGGSLDG, from the coding sequence ATGGATGTGACGTCGCTGTTCCGGCTGGATGGCCGGGTCGCGCTGGTGACGGGCGGATCGCGCGGCATCGGGCGGATGATCGCAGCCGGGTTCGTCGCATCGGGCGCGCGCGTCTATGTGTCGTCCCGCAAGGCAGAGGCGTGCGAGGAGACGGCGGCGGAGCTGGGACCGGATTGCATCGCGCTGCCCGGTGACGTGTCCACGGTCGAGGGTTGCCGCACGCTGGCGGCGATGCTGGCGGAGCGGGAGGGCGCGCTGGACATTCTGGTCAACAATGCCGGTGCCGCCTGGGGCGAGCCGTTCGAACAGTTCCCCGAAAAAGGTTGGGACAAGGTGATGGACCTGAATGTCAAATCGCCCTTTTTCCTGACCCAGGCGCTGCATCCGCTGCTGAAGGCGTCGGGCAGCGCGGCGCGCCCGGCAAAGGTGATCAACATCACCTCCATCGACGGGATCCGGCTCAACCCCTGGGAAACCTATAGCTATCAGGCGTCGAAGGCGGCGCTGATTCAGTTGACCAAACGGATGGCCGCGCGGCTGATCCGCGACGGCATCAACGTCACCTCAATCGCGCCGGGCGCCTTTGCCAGCGACATGAACAAGGCGGCGCGCGATCATGGCGATGCCGTGGCGCGGGTGATCCCGGCGGGCCGGATCGGCATGGCGGAGGACATGGCGGCGACGGCCATCTATCTGGCCGGGCGGGGCGGCGATTATGTGGTGGGCGAAACCATCGCGGTCGATGGCGGGCTGGTCCATGCCAGCCTTGGCGGCAGTCTGGACGGCTGA